A genomic region of Candidatus Omnitrophota bacterium contains the following coding sequences:
- a CDS encoding ATP-binding cassette domain-containing protein: MIKVNNLSMSYGPIRALQDISFEVKEHEIVGLLGPNGAGKTTLMRVLTTFFYPTSGSAKINGIDITEDPLSVRKIIGYLPETPPLYMDMRVDEFINFVGLSRGLSGRELKERIGWVVEAVKIGDVWKHMVSELSLGFRQRVGLAQALIHDPKVVILDEPTSGLDPMQIVSMRKLIKDLASEKTIIFSTHILQEVSSVAERLVIIDHGKIIANSLIAELKKEKTGVSFLFVSFKASKEDAQRALGAINALKEVNYIGNIDLSPRFLCLTHSIDKALIAINALIKEKGWLLRELSFKEPSLEEVFLGLFKRAG; this comes from the coding sequence ATGATCAAAGTAAATAATCTTTCAATGAGTTATGGCCCTATCCGTGCTTTGCAGGATATTTCTTTTGAGGTAAAAGAACACGAGATTGTGGGTTTGCTTGGGCCAAATGGCGCAGGAAAAACTACCTTGATGCGCGTCCTCACCACCTTTTTTTACCCCACCTCTGGCAGCGCCAAAATTAACGGAATTGATATTACCGAAGATCCTCTTAGTGTGCGAAAGATTATCGGTTATCTTCCTGAAACTCCTCCTCTTTATATGGATATGCGCGTGGATGAATTCATCAATTTTGTGGGTTTAAGCCGCGGATTATCTGGAAGAGAATTAAAAGAAAGAATTGGCTGGGTTGTGGAAGCAGTCAAGATCGGGGATGTCTGGAAACATATGGTTAGTGAGCTCTCTTTAGGTTTTAGGCAAAGGGTGGGGCTTGCTCAGGCGTTAATTCATGACCCTAAAGTAGTTATACTTGATGAGCCTACTAGCGGGCTTGATCCGATGCAGATAGTTAGCATGCGTAAGCTTATTAAGGATTTAGCTAGCGAAAAAACAATTATATTCTCCACACACATTTTACAGGAAGTTTCAAGTGTCGCCGAGCGCTTGGTAATTATAGACCACGGTAAAATAATCGCCAACAGCCTGATTGCGGAATTAAAGAAAGAAAAAACAGGAGTATCTTTTTTATTTGTTTCGTTTAAGGCTTCAAAGGAAGATGCGCAAAGAGCCCTTGGGGCGATTAACGCGTTAAAGGAAGTTAATTATATAGGTAATATAGATTTAAGCCCGAGATTTTTGTGTTTAACTCATTCTATTGATAAAGCGTTAATAGCGATTAACGCGCTTATTAAAGAGAAGGGCTGGTTACTTCGTGAATTATCATTCAAAGAGCCTTCTTTAGAAGAAGTTTTCTTGGGGCTTTTTAAGAGGGCAGGGTAA